In the Treponema maltophilum ATCC 51939 genome, AACAGCGGATAATTGCTCGCATACTTGGCGCTCTGGACGATAAGATTGAAAATAACACCGCGATAAACAATCATTTAGCATCCTCGAGGTCGGTTACCGATAATTTACCGGACATTAGACGGGGTAAGAGAGTATCGCGAATTGCTGCGAGACAGGCGGTTTCAAGTTTAAGCTGTCCGAGCGTTGTCTGTATATCCGTGTAGTAACAATTAAACTTTCGCACAAAATCAATTGGAGGATATGATATTTGAATAAGTGCAAAATTATCATAGCTCAATGATTGTCTAACTGACCCGGATGCTCGTATACGTAATTCTTCTTGAAAATTTGGCAATTTTAAGAAGAATCGAAAAAAATTGTGGTATTCAGGTTCAGAACGGAAAACAATATAAACAGGGCTAACGCACCCTGCAAAACCAAAGGTGTTTATCCCAATCGATCCGATATTGACGCGGGCGGGATTGTAAGCAAAGTCATTAGGCTCGACAACAATATATCTGCCAATATCTTTACTATAAACCTGTTTCGTAAAGAACTCTTCTGAAAGCACAAGATTACCTGTTCTTACCGCAGATAATACTGGCAAATATTGATTCTTGACCTTTGTTCGGATTTCTTGGATAACAGTACCGAGCTTAACGCTTTTCCAGTTATTGGAGGCATTATCCACAAACCACGATTTAAAAATCGCCTGCGCTATCTGCTCTAAATGATTGTTTATCGCTTTATTGTTGGAAATTTGAGCATCCAATGCGGATAGTATATCCGCAATTTTAATTTGTATACCAATCGGTAGATTGGGAACTTCATACTTCATTATTGCATCTTTATCGCCGCGCGGCATTTTTGTTCCCTTTGCCGTGGCTGTAGCGTAATTAAAAAAAGCATTATCCGAAAGTAAATAATAAAGAAATCCGGGATACGTATTTTCCTTTGCCCGCAATATCAGTATGTCATTTGAACATCCGCCGCTGCGGTCGGCATACCATATCTTTTTAAAATATGGTCTGATATTGGAAATCAGCACGTCTCCCGGTTGATAGGCTTGTATTTGATTGACGGTCGGTAATCGGGCCGAACGAATAACGCCTTCTTTATTCTGAAGCATATTTTCCGTAGAAATATAATTATTTAAATCCAAATCGGTGACAACAATTCGCTCATCAGTAAAAGTACAAATATCGGAAAGTTTATATTTCATACCCGAGCGCTCCCAGTTTTTTACGGATTTCATCTTCCAATTCGCCTGAACGTTTGAACAACTCCGAGAGCTCACCGGTCAATCGTGTCATCTTTTCTTCAAACGGCTCGCCGTCATCTTCTTGGGCTTCGATACCTACATAGCGTCCCGGGGTAAGGATATAATTCTGATTAGCTATTTCGGCAGTAGTGACGGCGGAACAAAAACCTTGTACATTTTCAAGTGTCCCGGCATTAAAAGCTTGAAAGGCAGCGTTTATCCTGCCGATATCTTCAGCGGTTAATTCGCGCAGACGCCGGCTGACCATCGTTCCCATTTTGCGAGCGTCGATGAACAGTGTCTTTCCTTTTTGTTTTTTGTTACGGTTGATAAACCAAAGCGATACCGGAATCTGCGTCGTATAAAACAGTTGTGTAGGCATAGCAATAATGCCCTCTACGAGATCGTCTTCAATTATTCTTTTGCGAATCTCACCTTCCCCGCCTGTTTGGGAAGAAAGCGAACCGTTGGCAAGCACCATGCCGATTTTTCCGTTCGGTGAAAGATGTGAAATCATATGCTGGAGCCACGCGAAATTGGCGTTTCCGGAAGGCGGCAAACCGAACTTCCAGCGCGGATCATCGTTTAAACTGCCGTCGTTCCAATCCGAAAGATTGAAAGGCGGATTGGCGAGGATAAAATCCGCTTTAAGCGTCTTATGCAAGTCGTGGTGGAATGTATCGGCATTGTAATCGCCGAGGTCGGCTTCGATTCCTCGGATAGCGAGATTCATCAATGCCATTTTGCGCGTAGTCGGATTGGCGTCCTGTCCGAAGATTGAGAGGTTGTTGATATTACCGGAGTGATGTTTTACAAAATCGGCGGACTGTACGAACATCCCGCCGGAACCGCAACACGGATCGTATACGCGTCCTTTAAACGGCTGCAACACTTCAACGAGTGTCCGTACTACACAAGCCGGCGTGTAAAATTCCCCCGCTCGTTTACCTTCCTGCTCGGCGAATTTTGCAAGGCAATATTCATAGGTACGGCCTAAAATATCTTTATCGGTGCCGTGTTCGGCCATTTGAACATTGGTGAACAAGTCTACCACGTTTCCCAAACGCCGCTTATCCAATTCGCTGCGGGCATAATTTTTGGGAAGGATATCTTTCAGCCGTTTGTTTTCTTTTTCAATTGCTCGCATTGCATCATCAATAACCGTGCCGATTTCCTCTTTATGTGCCGTTTCGGAAATAACGCTCCAGCGTGCCGACGGCGGCACGAAGAATACGTTCACCTCGGTGTAGGCGTCTTTATCTTCCGCATCGTCGTCGGCCGCAAGCAACTCTTGCCGCCGTGCATCGAATTTATCCGAGATGAATTTCAAAAAGATGAGCCCGAGAACGACATGCTTATAGAGTCCCGCATCCATATTGCCGCGCAAAATATCGGCAGCAGCCCAAATCTGTTGTTCGAAACCGATAGTCGCCGTATTGTTTTTGTTTCCTTTAGCCATGTATTATTTTTCTCCCTTTTTGTGATTAATTCGAATGTCGGCTGCTCGAACAGTCAGCCGACTATATTTTGCATGTATTCTTATATTCGCTTACGGACATTCCCGTTTCTTTTTTGAAAAGTTTGCTCACGTACAGCGGGTCTTCAATGCCGATGAGTGAGGTAATCGTTTTAACGGACAGGGACGGGTTTTGTTTCAGTAAGACTTTCATCTTGTCTATCCGTGCGCGGATAAGATACTGCGTCGGAGACAATCCCGTGTGTTTTTTAAACACGCGGCTGATATAGGCAGCCGTGTATTTGAAGTTGTCCGCGAGCGATTGCTGATTGATGTTTTCGTGCAGATGTTCGAGAATGTACTTTTCGATAGCGTAAATAAGTTTTTTGTTTGCGTATTCGCCTTTGCCTTTTTGCAAAGAAAGACATTCGCGCCGCCGGTTTTTATATTCGATCGAGGCGGTTTCTTTTTCGATTTCATGCAAAACGGCGGAAAGTTCGCCTTCGTCAACGGGCTTGAGTAAATAGCGGTATACACTGAGGCCGACGGCTTTTTGCGCGTAGTCGAATTCTTTATAACTCGTTAAAATAACGCAGATTATCGGCAGTTTTTCGGCTACAATGTGCTCAATCAGTTCAAGTCCCGTAATAAGGGGCATTTGAATATCGGTAATAAGCACATCGGGAATTTCGTCATTCAGCGCTTGCAGCACTTGTTTACCGTTCGTGCAACTTTTTGCAACCGAAAAATTCTTGTTCAGTTTCGGTATAAGATCCGATATGTCGCGTAAAATAAGCGGTTCGTCTTCAGCAACAAATACGCGGATCATGTACCGTCCCTCCGATATGAACTTCGGTGCCGCCTAAAACGCTTTTATGTATTTCGAAAACGGCCTGCATTCCGACAAACATTTTAAGCCGTACTCCCGTATTTATCAAGCCCATGCCGCCGATGCGCACTTCTTCTATATGCTGCGCCGGGTCAATGAGAAATTCGCTGATGGTATAAAAAATCTCAAACAGTTTTTTTTCTTCGATGCCGCAGCCGTTGTCTTCGACGGTGCAGTGCCAAAAATCGCCGGTACGGTACAAACGAATGTATACTTTCCACGGCGGTTCGGTTCTTTTAAAAGCGTGCGCAAAGCAGTTTTCGACCAAGGGCTGCAGTATGAGCCGCGGAACTTTAATCTTTTCGCTTTCCATTCCTTCTTCCGTGTCGATGCGGATATCGACTTGTTCCCCGAACCGTATTTTCATAAGTGAAAGATAGTTTTCGGTATGCCGGATTTCATCCTGCAAAGCAACGATCGGTTTGTTAAAAACGGTGATGTACCGGAACATTGCCGAAAGCTCGCTGCAGATTTTTATAACAAGCGCATTGTTTTTTTCCCTGCTGCACGCGCTTATAACCGCAAGCATATTGTATAAAAAATGCGGATCGATTTGCGATTGCAATGCGATAAAATGCGCTTTCAGCTCTTCGGTTTTTGCCGTGTTTTTTTCGCTTATGGAGTCCTGTAATTTTTCGAACAGGCGGTTAAAGGTCGACGATATAAAACTTGATTCGTCATCTTCCGCTTTTAAATCCGTAAAAGCAGCCGGTTCCGAAAGAGCCGTGGTCGTGTCGCCGATTTTCTTTATGGCGAGTTCAAGCGGCTGCGTTAATTTTTTTGCGGTAAAAAAAGTAATGTAAGCGAAAATAACAATAAGCATTACCGTAAGCACTAAAAAGGTAAAGCTTATATGACGTATAAGTTTTTTCAGCACGGACGTATCGTCTATAAAAACCGTTGTCCAGCCGACCGACGGCGCTTTGGCAAAAAAAACGATATAAGAAGCGTGCCCGTTTTTTGTTTTAAACATGCCGCTCTGTTCGGCGCAAGAGGAAATATGTCCGATTATTTTTTTATAAAAACCTTCATCGTTTTTATGCTCGGAATATACCGTTAAAAAATTATCGTTAAAGATGAGTTTTTCGACATCCGCGGTCGTCGGACTGTCTAAAATTTTTATGATCTCTTCAAACGGAAGCTGAATTTCGACAATCCCCGATTCTTTAAATCCGTATACATCCATGATAATTCTGGAAATGCTGATAAAAAGTCTGTCCCGATTTTTACCCCAAAAATCCGGATGAGGCAGCGATATGTTTGCTTTGTCCAAAAAGATTTTTCCGGTTATGTTTTTTGCAAAAAAATTCGAAGCGAAATTACGTTTAACGGTATCGATATCGTCGGGAATCCCGAACGAAAGATATTTGCCCTTGTCATTGTAAAGACTCGTCCGAAGCAGCGGACGCGATGCCGGCAGCACAATAGTTATAAGCGTTTTATTTAAAAGATTTTGCTCGGCCGCGTTTAACTGATCATAGCTCAGCGTGTGGGAGAGAAACCCGGTAATAACGGGATTGGTTACGCAAAAAAGCGCCGTGCGGTCGAGATCGAGCAGCAGGGTTTCCGTTTGTCGCGTTGTACGCCGGACGATATCGGCAACGCTGTCGGTATATTTGTTCGTCAAAATTCGTACGGTATATCTGTAGAGTAGGGCAAACACGAGCGCGGCCGAACAGCATAACAGTACCGTATAGAGAATGAATATTTTTTTGCGCAGTTTTATTTTTTTCACGGTTGCAGTATAGCATATTTTTTCGCGACAGGGCGGCAAAAAAGTTCGATTTTTCCATATAAATATGTCAATTTGTACATTCCGAATTCGGAAAAGTCGTTTTAGAATAAATCAAACGATTTTGTATTGAAAACTTTTTATGGAGGTTTTATGAAGAAAATTGCGTTGGGATTATGTGTGTTTTGCATGGCGTTCGGTTTGCCGTTTGCGAACGGCGAAAAAGAAGGCGGCGGCAAAACGAAAAACGTCGAGATTTCTTTTATGTTGTCGCAGGCAAAATGGAAAGATGTCTTTACCGATATGGCCGAACAAATAAAAAAAGACACGGGGTATGTTATTGAATTTCAAGTTGTACCGGATGACCAGTATTATCCGCTTTTAAAAACGAAACTCACGACAGGCGAAGTTCCCGATGTTTTTATGTACAACGTTCCAATGAACAATGTCGATTTGAATACGGTAAATAATACCGTTGATCTCGGAAATGAACCATGGGTTTCGAGGCTTTCAAACCCGAACATTTTAAAAGATCCCATCGACGGAAAGATTTATGCAATGCCGTTTGAATCTTCAAGTTTTTTCGGTCCCGTATATTACAACAAAAAAGTGTTCCGCCGGCTCAATATTTCCGAAACGCAACCGAAAACATACGAAGAGTTTCTTAACGTTTTGCGAAAGATCAAAAAACAAGGAAATGGCGTTATTCCCGTTTACATGTGTGAAAAAGATTCGTGGACTACGCAGGTTTTTACGACTTTGGGCTTCGGCGTCGCCTTGTCGGATAAAAAAGAGGTATGGAATAAATTACTCCAAAATAAAATAAAATGGAGCGACGTTCCCGAATTCCGCACGATACTTAACGATTTTATGAAAATATACAACGAAGGCTTGGTTAATGCCGACCATCTTTCCGCCACATATGACATGGCAAAAGAAGCCGTGGCTGAAGGCCGCGCGGCGATGCTGTTTAACGGCGAATGGGCTTTATCGGATATAGAGAGCAAATATCCCGATGCGGATATGGGCGCATGGATTATTCCTTTTATGGATAAAAATCTTATGGGAACAGGCGCTTATGTGCAGGGGCTGTTTATTCCGAAACGCGGCAATGTCGCAGCTGCAAAAAAATTATTGGAAATATGGGCGCAACCGAAGTATCAGGCTTTGTATTGGGCGGCTCATCCGGGATTCCCGGGTTTCAAAGATGTTGACGGCGGTGCCGTGCCCAAGGCAGTCGATACGCTGGTAAAAACCTATATTTTAACGGGAAAGTACGCATATCAAATGAACGATATGGTTCCCATAACCGCACCGATTCAACCGGAATTATGGAAGTATTACGTTGAAATGACGGCCGGGATGAAAACACCCGAACAAGTGCTTAAAGCATGGGATGTTTTATACAGCGATTATATGAAGGCACGTAAAGAACCCGGTTTTTAAAAAGCAAAAAAGAAGTACCGGTTAATCCGTCTGTCGGCCAATCGGTACTTCTAAAAAATAAAGGAGGTTTTATGAAGAAAATTGCGTTGGGATTATGTGTGTTTTGCCTGGCATTCGGTTTACCGTTCGCGAACGGAGAAAAAGAAGGCGGCGGCAAAACGAAAACGGTGGAATTGTCCATGATGATTCCGCAGGGAAGTTGGCGCGATGTGTATGCGGATATGGCTGCAGCGGTTAAAGCGGATACCGGCTATTCGGTAGAATTTCAAGTGATACCCGATGACCAATTTTATCCGCTGCTTCAGACCAAATTGGCTACGGGTGAAGTTCCCGATTTGGTAAAACATAACATACCCACAAACAACACCGAAATGAGTGCGAACCAAACAATGGTGGACTTGAGCAACGAGCCGTGGGTATCGCGCTTGGTAAACCCGAATATTTTAAAGGATCCGCAAAGCGGTAAAATCTTTGCTTTGCCCATAGAATCGTCCAGTTTTTTCGGCGGTATTTACTATAACAAAGCCGTGCTTAAAAAGTTGGGAATTTCGGAAAAACAACCCGCAACATGGAACGACCTGCTCAATGTTTTAAGAAAAATTAAGCAAAGCGGAACGGGAATCATCCCCGTTGTCTGTTCCGAAAAAGACAGCTGGACAACGCAGGTGTTTACGACACTGGGTTTTCCCGTTGCCGTTGCGAAAAAGCCGCAGGTTTGGAATCAGCTGCTTACGAATAAAATCAAATGGTCGCAAGTTCCCGAATTTAAAACTATCCTTGATCGCTATACCATGTTATTCAAAGAAGGACTGGTAAACGACAACCACTTATCTTTTTCGTACGACATGGCAAAGGAAGCCGTTGCAACAGGGAAGGCCGCAATGATGATCAACGGCGAATGGGTCGTTTCGGATATGATGGCCAAATGGCCCGGCGTTGAAATCGGTTATTGGAATATCCCGTTTACGGATAACTGCGATATCATTGCTACGGGAAGCTATGTCGGCGGCTTTTTTGTTCCGAAAAAAGGCAACGCAAAAGAAGGGGTAAAATTTCTTGAAATTTGGTCGCGGCCGAAGTATCAAAATATGTATTTTACCGCGCACCCCGGATTTTCCGGTTTGAACGATGTGAAAGGCGGTCCCGTTCCTCAGTGTGTGCAGGATATTGTGGATACGTATATCAAAACGGGTAAGTACGTGTACGAGATGAACGCGATGGTAAACGTGGCCTCTCCGATTTTACCGGAATTGTGGAAGTATTACGTTGAAATGACAGCCGGAATAAAAACTCCGGAACAAGTGCTTAAAGCCTGGGATGTTTTATACAGCGATTATATGAAGGCGCGTAAAGAAAGCGGGTTTTAAAAAGTAAAAAAAGCAGCGGTAAAGAGCGTCGACTGACAAAATGTCGAAGCTCTTTATGCCGAGCTTACGTTGCAAATTCGTATTATGTATGGAGGTACTATGAAAAAGATTGCGGTAGGACTGTGTGTTTTTTTTCTGGTATTCGGTTGGTTGTTTGCAAACGGCCAAAAAGAAAGCGAGGGTAGAGCGGGAACGATTGAACTGTCTTTAATGATGCCGCAAAGCAGCTGGCGTGATGTGTATGCGGATATGGCTGCTGCAGTAAAAGCGGATACCGGCTATTCGGTAGAATTTCAGGTAATACCCGCAGATCAATTTTATCCGTTGCTCCAAACAAAACTTGCAACAGGCGAAGTCCCCGATATCGTTAAGTATAATGTTCCTACGAACAATACCGAAATGAACGCGAATGAAACGATGGTGGATTTGAGCAACGAGCCGTGGATATCGCGTTTGGTAAATCCGAATATTTTAAAAGATCCGCAAAGCGGCAAAATCTTCGCCCTGCCCATAGAATCGTCAACTTTTTTCGGCGGCATTTACTATAACAAAGCCGTACTTAAAAAGCTGGGGATTCCGGATAAACAACCGACAACGTGGGATGAATTGCTTAATATCTTGAGAAAGATTAAACAAAGCGGAACCGGAATTGTCCCCGTCGCTTGTTCCGAAAAAGAAAGCTGGACAACGCAAATTTTTATGACCTTGGGCTTTCCCATTTCGATTGCCGACAAGCCTCAGATTTGGAATCAGCTGCTTACGAATAAAATCAAATGGTCCCAGATTCCCGAATTTAAAACCATTCTCGACCGTTATAATACACTGTTCAAGGAAGGGCTGGTAAATAAAGATCACTTGTCTTTTACCTATGATATGGCAAAAGAAGCTGTAGCATCGGGAGAAGCCGCAATGATGATCAACGGCGAATGGGTTATCATTGATATCCTTGCGAAATGGCCTAATGCGGAAATCGGATGCTGGAATATACCCTTTACCGATAATTGTGACCTGATAGCCACCGGTAACTATGTCGGCGGTTTCTTTGTCCCGAAAAAAGGTAATTCCGCAGAGGCTCGGAAATTTCTTGAAATCTGGTCGCGCCCGAAGTACCAAAATATGCTTTTTGCGGCATTTCCCGGATTTCCCGGTTTGTCCGATGTTAACGGAGGGAACGTTCCTCCCGCCGTTCAGAATATTGTTGATACATATATAAAAACCGGCAAATATGTGTATGAAATGAATGCAACAATGAATGTCGCTTCTCCTATATTGTCCGAATTGTGGAAGTATTACGTTGAAATGACGGCCGGAATGAAAACACCCGAACAGGTACTTAAAGCATGGGATGTTTTATATACCGATTATATGAAGGCACGTAAAGAGAGCGGGTTTTAAGTTTCAGGAACATTAAAGATTTTGCAGGTGCTGCCCCAAAACCGAAGTTTTTGGGCAGCACCCTTGATTTTATGCGTGCAGTTTTGTCAGTTTCAGTAAGAGGAGGTTTTTGTGCAGAAACAGCGAATCGATTCTTTGTATCCGAACTATTTTGCTTTTCCCGCATTGATTATCTATACCGTTTTTTTTGTTATGCCGATTTTGGCCGCCTTTGTGCTGTCTTTTACGGATTGGCATATCATGCGCTTGTTTTCTCCGAATTTTATCGGATTTGAAAATTTTATTTATTTATTTAAAGACACGAATTTTATTTTGGCATTAAAGAATACGTTTATCTTCGCATTTTTTACCATGGTATTTAAAGTTCTGTTCGGCTTATTGCTTGCTCTCGCCTTGGTAAAGCCGCTGAAAACAAAAAATATACTACGTACGATTTTTTATCTGCCGGCGGTATTGAGTATCGTAATTGCGGGCGTGTTGTTTCAGGCATTGTTTAAAAGCAACGGATTTTTAAATACGTTTTTAACGGCAATCGGCTTGGAACGCTGGGCTACGGACTGGATCGGCAATCCCAAAACCGCGCTGTTTACCACCATTGTGGTTGAAATATGGCGGTGGAGCGGCTTTACGATGGCAATCCTTATTGCGGGCTTGCAAAACATCTCCGCCGATTATTACGAATCCGCACAAATAGACGGTGCATCTTCCTGGCAGCGATTTCTTTATATTACGCTGCCCCTTTTACGGCCGGCTTTAACCATTACGATTGTTATGCATACGATAGGCGGCTTGAAAGTTTTCGAACAGGTATTTGTTATTACGGCGGGAGGACCGGGTTTTGCTTCTCAAGTATTGGGAACCTATATCTTTACGGCCTTTGCGCAGGGACGCTTCGGTCGGTCGACGGCAATGGGTTTGATACTTTTCCTTTTGGTTTTTGCCGTTTCTTACACCGTTAATACCCTGCTTAAACGAAAGGAGGTGGAAGCATGAAAACAAAACCCGGGCATAAAAAACATATTTCACTGCTCATACTGGAAATATGTATGATTTTGCTGTCGCTGTTGATTATTATTCCGCTGTTGATTATGATTTTCGGCTCTCTTAAAACCGCCGCCCGCGCAGCCCAGTTTTCGTTGGCTTTTCCGACGGAAATGCTGTTTTCGAATTATGCGTATGTTATAAAAAAAGCGAATATATTCCGTGCGGCAATGAACAGCATCGTCGTAACCTTTTTTGCCGTTGCAATCTGTATTTTTTGTTCGGCGATGGTATCTTTTTTGGCGGCACGAAAAATCAATCGTTTTACGAAATTTTTGAACACATATTTTCTTGCAGGCCTCATCGCGCCCGTTCAGATTATCACAACCTTCGGCTTACTGCAGCTTCTGCATTTAAACGGAACTTATGTCGGTGTTATTTTGGTTTTTGCCGCCATACAAATGTCGTGGGGTGTTTTTATGTTTACCGGTTTTATCGGAACCGTTCCGCGGGAATTGGATGAAGCGGCTTTTATTGACGGCTATCCGCCGATGAAAGTGTTTTTCTCAATTATATTTCCTTTGCTTAAACCTATCGTCGTTACAACCGTTGTTATGCTTGCCATATTTATTTGGAACGATTTTCAAATCCCGCTGTATTTTTTCAATACGGCAAAGTGTTGGACGCTGCCGCTGACTGTGTATAACTTTTTCGGCAGATACTTTAACTATTGGAATTATGTATTTGCAAACCTTGTGCTGGTAGCGCTTCCCGTTACGATTTTATATTTGTTCGGACAAAAGTACGTCATAGACGGAATGACGGCCGGCGCCGTAAAAGGTTAAAATTATAAGGAGTTAGTATGTTGGCATTCAGACAAGTCCATTTGGATTTTCATACTTCCGGTTTAATACCCGGAATCGGAGAAAAATTCGATAAAAAACAATTTCAGGATGCTTTGAAAGCAGGCCATGTCAATTCGATAACCGTATTTTCAAAATGCCATCACGGCTGGTCGTATCATCCGACAAAGGTAAACGAAATGCATCCGCATTTAAAGTTCGATTTGCTGCAAGCTCAGTTGGACGCATGCAAAGAAATCGGCGTGCGCGCTCCGGTATATATATCCGCCGGCTTGGACGAAAAAGAAGCGGTGCGGCACCCTGAATGGCTGTTTCGCCGAGCGGATGAATCATTGAGTTGGGCTGCGGATTTTACCGGTGAGCCGTATTTTCACGTACTGTGTTTTAACACCGGCTACATGGACTTACTCGAAAAACAAATAGAAGAAGTTATGCAAAAATACGATCCGTGCGGTATTTTTTTGGATATCGTATCGATTCAGCCGTGTTATTGCGCATCCTGCCGGAACGAGATTCTCAAGCGCGGAAAAGACCCTCGCAACATTGATGCGGCTATGGAACAAGCCGAGTTGGTGTACAAGCGCTACGCGCAGCGGGTTGAAAAAACGATCCGCGCATACAGCAAAACCTGTACGATTTTTCATAACGGCGGCCATATTCCCAAGGGGCGGCGCGACATTGCGCAAAACGACACGCATTTGGAACTTGAAAGTCTGCCTACCGGCGGCTGGGGCTATAATCACTTTCCGCTTTCCGCATCGTACGTTATGCAGTTGAACAAAGAGTATTTGGGCATGACGGGAAAATTTCACAGTACGTGGGGTGAATTCGGCGGCTTTAAACACCCGAACGCACTCCGTTATGAAACGGCCTTGTCGATTGCGTACGGGGCAAAGTGTTCGATAGGAGATCAGTTGCATCCCTCCGGAGAAATGAATGAAGACACATACCGTCTTATCGGTGCCGCTTATTCCGAAGTTGAAAAAAAAGAGCCGTGGTGCGAAGACGCTTACAACATTGCCGACGTGGGTGTTTTGAGCGAAGAAGCCGTACATACGAAAATTGCA is a window encoding:
- a CDS encoding carbohydrate ABC transporter permease, with product MQKQRIDSLYPNYFAFPALIIYTVFFVMPILAAFVLSFTDWHIMRLFSPNFIGFENFIYLFKDTNFILALKNTFIFAFFTMVFKVLFGLLLALALVKPLKTKNILRTIFYLPAVLSIVIAGVLFQALFKSNGFLNTFLTAIGLERWATDWIGNPKTALFTTIVVEIWRWSGFTMAILIAGLQNISADYYESAQIDGASSWQRFLYITLPLLRPALTITIVMHTIGGLKVFEQVFVITAGGPGFASQVLGTYIFTAFAQGRFGRSTAMGLILFLLVFAVSYTVNTLLKRKEVEA
- a CDS encoding alpha-amylase family protein; the protein is MLAFRQVHLDFHTSGLIPGIGEKFDKKQFQDALKAGHVNSITVFSKCHHGWSYHPTKVNEMHPHLKFDLLQAQLDACKEIGVRAPVYISAGLDEKEAVRHPEWLFRRADESLSWAADFTGEPYFHVLCFNTGYMDLLEKQIEEVMQKYDPCGIFLDIVSIQPCYCASCRNEILKRGKDPRNIDAAMEQAELVYKRYAQRVEKTIRAYSKTCTIFHNGGHIPKGRRDIAQNDTHLELESLPTGGWGYNHFPLSASYVMQLNKEYLGMTGKFHSTWGEFGGFKHPNALRYETALSIAYGAKCSIGDQLHPSGEMNEDTYRLIGAAYSEVEKKEPWCEDAYNIADVGVLSEEAVHTKIANRDTIYNGDIGANKILMEGKYLYRFLDLQSDFTSYKVIILPDTVRLDKKTAKRLADYISKGGKILASGQSALASDSDTFCLDVGAAYRGPAKTCPDYVIADKEVGIGETAHVMYTQGFDIKRLKGKCPLYRQPSYFNRDTYSFCSHRHTPNNPDARLEEAAVFTKNTVYISWNIFSDYGKTGSLHHKKIVMYALDRLLDADKTIRVSLPDKAVVTLTEQKKRKRYIVHELFAHTTNRGTLSGNAQEFKNIEVIEDIVPLYNITTEVRLPHRIKNVMLEPQHTALPFEYAKDNLTFIVPEIDCHQMIVLEY
- a CDS encoding carbohydrate ABC transporter permease; translated protein: MKTKPGHKKHISLLILEICMILLSLLIIIPLLIMIFGSLKTAARAAQFSLAFPTEMLFSNYAYVIKKANIFRAAMNSIVVTFFAVAICIFCSAMVSFLAARKINRFTKFLNTYFLAGLIAPVQIITTFGLLQLLHLNGTYVGVILVFAAIQMSWGVFMFTGFIGTVPRELDEAAFIDGYPPMKVFFSIIFPLLKPIVVTTVVMLAIFIWNDFQIPLYFFNTAKCWTLPLTVYNFFGRYFNYWNYVFANLVLVALPVTILYLFGQKYVIDGMTAGAVKG